GCCGAGCGCGTTGTCCGCCAATCCTGCCTCGCGCCCGCAGCCGCTTTGCTGCTCGCCGCGGGCGCTTCGACCGCGCTCGGCCAGACCACTCAGACGGTCCGCCGGCCGCAGTCTCCAGCAACGCAGCAACAGGCTTCGCAATCGCAGGCATCGCAAGCGCAGCCGACCCAGCCCAGTCAGCCTTCGAGCGAGCCCAGGCCGGCGCCGTGGCAGACGCCGCCAGGGCAGGGTGACCAAGCGACGGCCCAGCCCGGCGCAGGCACACCGATGCCGCCGAGGCAGGACAATCCGGGCGCGGCGGACGGGATTCGCGGCGCCGAAGGCGCGGCGCCGGGCAACGCGCCCGTACGCGAGAACGCCGACACCAGGCACGACGCGGCGCCGGATCAGATCGAGTTGTCGGCGTTCAGCGCACCCGTCGAGTTGTCCGCGCTCGTGGACATGCTCGTCAAGCAACTGAACATCAACGTCGCCGTGAAGGGGAGCCTCACGGGCACGGTCAGCTTCAACGCGCCGATCTCGGTTTCCAAAGAGCGGTTCCTGCCGCTGGTGAACGCGCTGCTCGAGCAGCAGGGCTTCACGATCACCCATGATGAAGTGACCGGGTTCTACCTCGTTCACCCCATCAACGAGGTCGCGGTCGGCATCGGGGGCAACTCGCCCTCCACGCGCGTGATCCCGACGCCGAACGTACGCCCGAGCGCGCTCAAGCCGGCGATCGAGGCGCAGTTTGCTTCCGGCGGCGGCGGCGCGGTCGGAATGCCGGGAGGGGCGCCAGGCTCCGGTGTCACCACCGGTTCGGGCGCGCTCAGCCAGGCGGCGTACATCGATGAACTGGGCGTGATCGTGCTCACCGGTTCACCCCGCAGACTCGACGCGGTGGAGTCGCTCGTTCGACTTCTGCTGGATGAATACGCCAGATCCAAATTCACCCGGGTCGAATTGAAGTATGTTGCGGCCTCGATCGCGCGCGAACGAGCTCTGCAATTGATCGGGCAGGCCCCGCAAACGACCGCTTCGTTCGGGCGAAACAACCCCAACAATCCCGGAGATCCGAACAACCCGGGCGCCTCGGGGCGAACCACCACGCTCGACAATCTCGCGGACCGGCTGACGATTGATCCGCAGGGCAACGCGCTGATCTTCCGAGGCGTGCCGGACGAGATTTCCCGCGTGCGCGATGTGCTGGCGACGATCGATGCGCCGAGCGGGCTGACCTCGCGGAGCCACTATGTCGGGACCGCCGCCAAACAGATCGCCGACCTCGCGCGTCAGCGCGGGCTCGGTGATGTCACGACAATTGCGAGCGCACAGAATCAAAACAACAACCAGGTCGGCCGGTTCTTCGGCGGGGGCAACGACGCAAACCAGCGCAACCAGTCGCAGACGGCGGTCAGTTCGGGCGGCCCCGTGATGGTGGTCGATGAGGACCGAGGCACGATCGTCTATTACGCCACCGACCAGCAACACGAGCTGCTCGAAGCGCTGATCAAGGGAATGAACCTCGAAGACGATGTTGTCGTCGTCAAGGAATACAAGCTGCGGTTCGCCTCGGCCGAAAACGTCGCCGAGATCATCAACGGGCTGCTCACCAACACCACCCCGGCGGGAGATTCGAGCCTGCTGCCGGGCTCGAGCGGATCGTCGACCGGCGGGCTCAACAACCGCACCAACACGCAGCGGAACAACCAGCAGAATCAGACCCCGCAGGTTTTCCTCGGCCCCAATTTCGGCACGCAGAATCAGCAGATCGACGCCAGCGGCATCGGGTTCTCCGGCGGAAACAACGTGTTCGTTCTCGCCGACAAGGCGAACAACCAGGTGCTCGTGAAGGCGCCGCAGCGGCAGCAAACGCAGTTCGCGGCGGTCATCGAGCGCATCGATCTGCGTCGTCCGCAGGTGTACATCAACGCCAAGATCGTCGCGGTCACCGCGTCCGACGACTTCCAGCTCGCCTTCGAGACTCAGCTCACCAACCTCTTCGGCGAAGGCATCGACATTAACACGGCCTTCGGTCTCTCCACGCTGAGCAACATCGGAACCGCGAAGACTGTCGCGACCGGTCTGACCGGCCTCACGGCGGCGGTCGTGAAGAGCAATTACGTCCCCATTATCATCCACGCGCTCGAGACGACGACGGACACCCGCATCCTCTCGTCGCCCTCGCTCATGGTGAACGACAACGAAAAGGCGAAGATCGAACGAGTCGATCAGCAGCCGACCACCACGAGCAACCAGGGAACTTCGACGACGACCACGAGTTTCGCGGGCTACGAGGACGCCGGAACCGATCTCGAGATCACGCCGCGCATCAGCGGCAATCTCGTCACGCTCGAGATCATCTCGAACCTGTCCGCGTTCGAGGGCTCGGGGTCGAACGGCATCCCGCCGCCCCGCAACAAGGCGAGCATCGACAACAAGGCCGTGACGGTTCCGAGCGATATGACGGTTGTCATCGGCGGCATCACGCTCGCCAACCGGACAGATACGGTGCGGAAGCTGCCGCTCCTGGGCGACATCCCTTTGATCGGGTATCTCTTCCGCGATACCAACAAGCTATCGCGCAAGACGGTGCTCTACATCTTCATCACACCGCGGATCGTGCAGGACCCGAACTTCGAGGATCTCCGGTTGCTGACGACCGGCCCGCAGATTGAAACAGAGGTGGCTCCCGATCTTCCCAGACTCAAGCCGGTGTTGGTGGATTTCTTCTCGCCCAGGGTTGCCGATCCGGTGGCGCCATCGCAGATCCAGGAACTCATGCCTCCGCCGCCGATCGAGGCGCCGGCGCAGAATCCTCCGGTCGAACCCGCCGCGGTTTCTTCAGCCAGACCCTGATCGATGCCCAAAGGAATCTCCGAAAAAGCGCTCGCCACCGCCGTTGTCAACGGCAAGGCTGAACATGCGCGCGAACAGTCGCCCGTCGTTGTTCGGGAATGGTCGCGCGTGGCGGAGGCGTTCGGCCCGCTGCGCCTGACAGGCGATCAGTTGCGCGCGTTTCAGCAATCGGAAAGCTCGGACGAAGAGCCGTGGGACACGCTGCTCTCGACGCTCGCGATGGACGAGCACGTCGCGCTCGAACTGCTCTCCAAACGCACAGGCCTCGCGTTCGTGAGCGAGCCGCGGCTGCAGGAAAGCGCCGCGAAGTTTTTCGAGACGATCACGCCCGATCTCGCCCGGCGTCACAGCGTGGCCGGGATCGAGAGCGACGGCGCGACGATGACGATCGCGACCAGCCAGCCGTTTCAGCCGACAGTCTTCAACATGCTCGAGGACCTGCTGCACATGCCGGTGCGGATCGTCCTCACGCCCCGCGCGAGTGTCGCGAACCTCATTAACCGCGCGTACGAGCGCCGCCAGGACCTCGTCACCGAGATCATCGACGAGATGCCGCTCGACGAGCGGACGATTGCGAGCGTCGCCGGCAGCGTCGGCAGCGCGACCGATCTGTTGCAGCTCGCACGCCAGACGCCGGTCATCCGGCTCGTGAACATGATCCTGTTCGAAGCGCTCCGCCGGCGCGCCAGCGACGTGCACATCCACCCGATGGAGAACAAGCTCGTCATCCGCTTCCGCGTGGACGGCATGCTTGTCGATGCCTTCAGCCCGCCCCTCTCGCTCGCGCCCGCCATCAGCTCGCGCTTGAAGGTCATGACCGAGCTCGATATCGCCAATCGTCACAGCCCGCAGGATGGCCAGACCAGCGTTCGAATCGGCAGCCGCAAGATCGACATCCGTTTCTCCTGCATCCCCACGGTCTA
The DNA window shown above is from Phycisphaeraceae bacterium and carries:
- the tadA gene encoding Flp pilus assembly complex ATPase component TadA, whose product is MPKGISEKALATAVVNGKAEHAREQSPVVVREWSRVAEAFGPLRLTGDQLRAFQQSESSDEEPWDTLLSTLAMDEHVALELLSKRTGLAFVSEPRLQESAAKFFETITPDLARRHSVAGIESDGATMTIATSQPFQPTVFNMLEDLLHMPVRIVLTPRASVANLINRAYERRQDLVTEIIDEMPLDERTIASVAGSVGSATDLLQLARQTPVIRLVNMILFEALRRRASDVHIHPMENKLVIRFRVDGMLVDAFSPPLSLAPAISSRLKVMTELDIANRHSPQDGQTSVRIGSRKIDIRFSCIPTVYGERLVLRLLDQSQTQLSLDAVGMTRTMQAELLDLVERPTGIILVTGPTGSGKTTTLYAALGRVDRTSRNVMTIEDPVEYHLDGISQMQVNVKRGVTFAAGLRSLLRQDPDVILVGEIRDAETAQLAIQASLTGHLVLATLHTNDAPSAITRLIDIGVEPYLVTSTLLAALAQRLVRRTCNTCKGSGVGEHVGIGGKCEVCGGTGYKGRLGIYEIMKMDDELRKLTLRSADAVALYEAAVSSGFRTMKDDAADKIAQGLTDEAEIFRVLH